The following are from one region of the Nicotiana tabacum cultivar K326 chromosome 3, ASM71507v2, whole genome shotgun sequence genome:
- the LOC107822635 gene encoding SPX domain-containing protein 4-like, producing the protein MKFGKEFTTHLEETLPEWRDKYLCYKPLKKLLKHHLRSIPATGDNLPDGGDNPPPLPPPHLQDWFVRILNEELDKFNDFYVDKEEEFIIRFQELKERIERVKEKSGRDGVLAKDSEFSDEMMGIRRDFVAIHGEMVLLKNYSSLNFAGLVKILKKFDKRTGGLLRLPFTQLALDQPFFTTEPLNRLVRECEENLELLFPLEAEVVESDATAEGPTGGTTSYASNISPALPLGEENVDIYRSTLAAIKAIQGLKKASSTYNPLSFSYIFGDQDNDSTGAITAENSDSDQLVASQNDKETDQEDSHPPE; encoded by the exons ATGAAATTCGGGAAAGAATTTACAACGCATTTAGAAGAAACCCTACCCGAATGGAGGGACAAGTATTTGTGTTACAAGCCCTTGAAGAAGCTTCTCAAGCACCACCTCCGTTCTATCCCGGCTACCGGCGATAATCTTCCCGACGGCGGTGACAATCCCCCTCCTCTTCCTCCGCCGCACTTGCAGGACTGGTTCGTTAGAATTCTGAATGAGGAACTCGACAAATTCAACGATTTCTACGTCGATAAAGAGGAGGAATTTATTATTCGCTTCCAg GAATTGAAGGAGCGAATTGAAAGAGTGAAGGAGAAGAGTGGCAGAGATGGAGTTCTCGCAAAAGACAGTGAATTTAGTGATGAGATGATGGGGATACGTAGAGACTTTGTTGCCATACACGGGGAGATGGTTCTTCTGAAAAATTACAGCTCTCTAAATTTTGCAG GTCTTGTTAAgattttgaagaagtttgataAACGAACTGGGGGATTGTTGCGTCTTCCTTTCACACAACTTGCTCTTGATCAACCCTTCTTTACAACGGAGCCTCTAAATAGATTAGTCCGTGAGTGTGAGGAAAATCTCGAACTCCTATTTCCTTTGGAAGCGGAAGTTGTTGAATCAGATGCTACTGCAGAAGGGCCAACAGGAGGAACTACTTCTTATGCTTCAAACATTTCTCCGGCATTGCCACTTGGGGAAGAAAATGTGGATATATATCGAAGTACACTTGCTGCAATCAAAGCCATTCAGGGGCTGAAAAAGGCAAGCTCCACATATAATCCACTATCATTCTCATATATCTTTGGTGACCAAGATAATGATAGCACGGGCGCTATAACGGCAGAGAACTCTGATTCAGACCAGTTGGTTGCCTCTCAGAATGATAAAGAGACAGATCAAGAGGATTCCCATCCACCAGAATAG
- the LOC107822634 gene encoding cystathionine gamma-synthase 1, chloroplastic isoform X1, with product MAVSSCARAFPSFECRSDAEFSGGIPRHDIPNSGKASILSHGSSVHGLSSLIYRFPPNFVRQLSIKARRNCSNIGVAQVVAASWSNNNSSPDFTPVAKAVDAAAAAAAAIAPVDTTVVNEDVALVENETCNDQNVQFDSLPSMKYASFLNSDGSVAIHAGERLGRGIVTDAITTPVVNTSAYFFNKTSELIDFKEKRRASFEYGRYGNPTTVVLEEKISALEGAESTLLMASGMCASTVMLLALVPAGGHIVTTTDCYRKTRIFIETILPKMGITATVIDPADVGALELALNQKKVNLFFTESPTNPFLRCVDIELVSKLCHEKGALVCIDGTFATPLNQKALALGADLVLHSATKFLGGHNDVLAGCISGPLKLVSEIRNLHHILGGALNPVRHVYYPGLQSHPEHHIAKKQMTGFGGVVSFEVDGDLLTTAKFVDALKIPYIAPSFGGCESIVDQPAIMSYWDLSQSDRAKYGIMDNLVRFSFGVEDFDDLKADILQALDSI from the exons ATGGCGGTCTCAAGCTGTGCTAGGGCTTTTCCATCCTTTGAGTGCCGTTCGGATGCCGAATTCTCTGGCGGTATTCCTCGCCACGACATTCCTAACTCCGGCAAGGCCAGCATTTTGAGTCACGGATCGTCCGTTCACGGCCTGTCTTCTCTTATTTATAGGTTTCCTCCGAACTTTGTTAGGCAGTTGAGCATTAAGGCTCGGAGGAACTGCAGCAACATCGGTGTGGCTCAAGTTGTGGCGGCTTCGTGGTCTAACAATAACTCATCTCCTGATTTCACTCCGGTGGCTAAGGCCGTCGatgccgccgccgccgccgccgccgctaTTGCTCCTGTTGATACCACGGTAGTTAACGAGGACGTGGCGTTGGTGGAAAATGAGACTTGTAATGATCAAAATGTACAGTTTGACAGTTTGCCAAGTATGAAATACGCTTCGTTTTTGAATTCTGATGGGAGTGTCGCTATTCATGCCG GTGAAAGATTGGGACGTGGCATCGTTACGGATGCAATTACTACCCCAGTAGTTAACACATCTGCTTATTTCTTCAACAAGACTTCTGAGCTCATTGATTTTAAG GAGAAAAGACGCGCAAGTTTTGAATATGGGCGCTATGGGAACCCAACTACTGTTGTTTTAGAGGAGAAGATAAG CGCACTGGAGGGTGCTGAATCAACCTTGTTAATGGCATCTGGAATGTGCGCCAGTACTGTAATGCTGTTGGCTTTGGTTCCTGCTGGAGGCCATATTGTTACAACCACAGACTGCTATAGGAAGACCCGGATCTTTATTGAAACTATACTTCCTAAAATGGGGATTACG GCCACGGTCATTGACCCAGCCGATGTTGGAGCTCTGGAGTTGGCTCTAAATCAGAAGAAA GTGAATCTTTTCTTTACCGAGTCTCCAACAAATCCATTCCTCAGATGTGTAGACATTGAGCTGGTTTCAAAGCTTTGTCATGAAAAAGGAGCCTTGGTTTGCATAGATGGGACTTTTGCAACTCCTCTTAATCAAAAGGCCCTTGCCCTTGGGGCTGACCTCGTTCTGCACTCTGCAACAAAATTCCTTGGTGGACATAATGAT GTTCTCGCAGGTTGCATTAGTGGTCCTTTAAAGTTAGTTTCAGAAATACGTAACCTGCATCACATCCTGGGTGGTGCTCTCAATCCG GTGAGACATGTCTATTATCCAGGCCTGCAAAGTCATCCAGAACATCACATTGCAAAGAAACAAATGACAGGTTTTGGTGGTGTGGTCAGTTTTGAG GTTGACGGAGACCTGCTTACAACCGCAAAATTTGTGGATGCTCTGAAAATTCCGTATATTGCTCCATCATTTGGAGGTTGTGAGAGCATTGTGGACCAACCAGCAATAATGTCTTACTG GGATCTTAGCCAGTCAGATAGAGCCAAGTATGGCATCATGGACAATTTGGTTAGGTTCAGCTTTGGTGTGGAAGATTTTGATGACTTGAAAGCTGATATTCTTCAGGCTTTGGACTCAATATAG
- the LOC107822634 gene encoding cystathionine gamma-synthase 1, chloroplastic-like (The RefSeq protein has 1 substitution compared to this genomic sequence), with the protein MAVSSCARAFPSFECRSDAEFSGGIPRHDIPNSGKASILSHGSSVHGLSSLIYRFPPNFVRQLSIKARRNCSNIGVAQVVAASWSNNNSSPDFTPVAKAVDAAAAAAAAIAPVDTTVVNEDVALVENETCNDQNVQFDSLPSMKYASFLNSDGSVAIHAGERLGRGIVTDAITTPVVNTSAYFFNKTSELIDFKEKRRASFEYGRYGNPTTVVLEEKISALEGAESTLLMASGMCASTVMLLALVPAGGHIVTTTDCYRKTRIFIETILPKMGITATVIDPADVGALELALNQKKVNLFFTESPTNPFLRCVDIELVSKLCHEKGALVCIDGTFATPLNQKALALGADLVLHSATKFLGGHNDVLAGCISGPLKLVSEIRNLHHILGGALNPNAAYLIIRGMKTLHLRVQQQNSTALRMAEILEAHPKVRHVYYPGLQSHPEHHIAKKQMTGFGGAVSFEVDGDLLTTAKFVDALKIPYIAPSFGGCESIVDQPAIMSYWDLSQSDRAKYGIMDNLVRFSFGVEDFDDLKADILQALDSI; encoded by the exons ATGGCGGTCTCAAGCTGTGCTAGGGCTTTTCCATCCTTTGAGTGCCGTTCGGATGCCGAATTCTCTGGCGGTATTCCTCGCCACGACATTCCTAACTCCGGCAAGGCCAGCATTTTGAGTCACGGATCGTCCGTTCACGGCCTGTCTTCTCTTATTTATAGGTTTCCTCCGAACTTTGTTAGGCAGTTGAGCATTAAGGCTCGGAGGAACTGCAGCAACATCGGTGTGGCTCAAGTTGTGGCGGCTTCGTGGTCTAACAATAACTCATCTCCTGATTTCACTCCGGTGGCTAAGGCCGTCGatgccgccgccgccgccgccgccgctaTTGCTCCTGTTGATACCACGGTAGTTAACGAGGACGTGGCGTTGGTGGAAAATGAGACTTGTAATGATCAAAATGTACAGTTTGACAGTTTGCCAAGTATGAAATACGCTTCGTTTTTGAATTCTGATGGGAGTGTCGCTATTCATGCCG GTGAAAGATTGGGACGTGGCATCGTTACGGATGCAATTACTACCCCAGTAGTTAACACATCTGCTTATTTCTTCAACAAGACTTCTGAGCTCATTGATTTTAAG GAGAAAAGACGCGCAAGTTTTGAATATGGGCGCTATGGGAACCCAACTACTGTTGTTTTAGAGGAGAAGATAAG CGCACTGGAGGGTGCTGAATCAACCTTGTTAATGGCATCTGGAATGTGCGCCAGTACTGTAATGCTGTTGGCTTTGGTTCCTGCTGGAGGCCATATTGTTACAACCACAGACTGCTATAGGAAGACCCGGATCTTTATTGAAACTATACTTCCTAAAATGGGGATTACG GCCACGGTCATTGACCCAGCCGATGTTGGAGCTCTGGAGTTGGCTCTAAATCAGAAGAAA GTGAATCTTTTCTTTACCGAGTCTCCAACAAATCCATTCCTCAGATGTGTAGACATTGAGCTGGTTTCAAAGCTTTGTCATGAAAAAGGAGCCTTGGTTTGCATAGATGGGACTTTTGCAACTCCTCTTAATCAAAAGGCCCTTGCCCTTGGGGCTGACCTCGTTCTGCACTCTGCAACAAAATTCCTTGGTGGACATAATGAT GTTCTCGCAGGTTGCATTAGTGGTCCTTTAAAGTTAGTTTCAGAAATACGTAACCTGCATCACATCCTGGGTGGTGCTCTCAATCCG AATGCCGCATATCTGATTATCCGAGGCATGAAGACGTTGCATCTTCGTGTACAGCAACAAAACTCAACTGCATTGAGGATGGCCGAGATTTTAGAGGCTCATCCCAAG GTGAGACATGTCTATTATCCAGGCCTGCAAAGTCATCCAGAACATCACATTGCAAAGAAACAAATGACAGGTTTTGGTGGTGTGGTCAGTTTTGAG GTTGACGGAGACCTGCTTACAACCGCAAAATTTGTGGATGCTCTGAAAATTCCGTATATTGCTCCATCATTTGGAGGTTGTGAGAGCATTGTGGACCAACCAGCAATAATGTCTTACTG GGATCTTAGCCAGTCAGATAGAGCCAAGTATGGCATCATGGACAATTTGGTTAGGTTCAGCTTTGGTGTGGAAGATTTTGATGACTTGAAAGCTGATATTCTTCAGGCTTTGGACTCAATATAG